The Zingiber officinale cultivar Zhangliang chromosome 10A, Zo_v1.1, whole genome shotgun sequence genome contains a region encoding:
- the LOC122027591 gene encoding translocase of chloroplast 34, chloroplastic-like, whose product MAAQIAREWSGIQQFPVATQNKLHELLGKLKLENVSTLTILLMGKGGVGKSSTVNSILGERVATVNAFQSEGLRPMMCSRTRAGFTLNIIDTPGLVEGGYVNEQAIEIIKRFLLNKIIDVLLYVDRLDAYRVDSLDKQIIKAITDTFGKRIWQRSLVVLTHAQLSPPDGLNYDEFFNKRSETLLKCIRSGARINKQEFEDFPIHVALVENSGRCNTNADGEKILPGGTAWIPQLVEVITTVIANGSKPIMVDQKLIEGPNPNERGKFFIPLILAFQYFFIIKGIQRAIKRDIETESRPAWELRDMGLAEGRF is encoded by the exons ATGGCAGCACAAATTGCTCGCGAATGGAGTGGAATCCAGCAGTTCCCTGTTGCAACGCAGAACAAATTGCACGAATTGTTAGGAAAACTAAAGCTAGAG AATGTAAGCACCTTGACAATTCTGTTGATGGGAAAGGGCGGAGTTGGGAAGTCATCCACTGTGAATTCAATCTTAGGGGAGAGGGTGGCGACTGTTAATGCTTTTCAG TCTGAAGGTTTGAGACCTATGATGTGCTCTCGTACTAGGGCAGGTTTTACCTTGAATATCATAGACACTCCAGGGCTTGTTGAAGGTGGATATGTAAACGAGCAAGCTATTGAAATCATAAAAAG GTTTCTCTTGAACAAAATTATTGATGTTCTTCTATATGTGGATCGGTTGGATGCATATAGAGTGGATAGTTTGGATAAGCAAATTATCAAAGCTATCACTGACACATTTGGGAAGAGAATATGGCAAAGGTCTTTGGTTGTTTTAACTCATGCACAACTATCTCCACCTGATGGCTTGAACTATGATGAATTCTTCAATAAAAGATCAGAAACACTTTTGAAATGCATTCGCTCGGGTGCTCGAATTAATAAACAAGAGTTTGAG GATTTTCCCATTCATGTTGCCCTGGTTGAAAACAGTGGGAGATGCAATACCAATGCTGACGGGGAAAAG ATTCTGCCTGGTGGTACTGCTTGGATTCCGCAATTAGTTGAAGTAATCACCACAGTTATCGCCAATGGGAGCAAGCCTATCATGGTCGACCAGAAGCTGATTGAGGGCCCCAACCCAAATGAGAGGGGAAAGTTCTTCATACCTCTTATATTAGCATTTCAG TATTTCTTCATTATCAAAGGTATTCAGCGGGCTATCAAGAGAGACATTGAAACGGAAAGTAGGCCGGCTTGGGAGCTTCGTGACATGGGTTTGGCAGAAGGCAGATTCTAA
- the LOC122027528 gene encoding cyclin-SDS-like, which translates to MSSSNNASAATGRKRPLAAEASFASTKSRSKLPRRSRVAFLPVVHRVSDNGSVDPAAAEGEADSSSTGFSSGLSHESRVIGSSGSGAAPNEFHRITRSYTRRIREGENGRDPKRSKFQVNESDLVADVSDVVEEFNGGDEISEAPKMLEKEPEVSFSSCLDSFADANGGGKSTMEEPAGRSQISQNSVAPIREPPGDRDLDSDLACSERISHESEEEERSEYSTCNEMTLSQMEDVLFGRYSSGDVFTDFNYSSSVIAASSSSSDGFSKKSHESAAPTATLSLLHQLSRQFCSASYHVAPATERESFQEFTLMKFEEQEDEESYQKLRSRERGCLTMYDFAKEYRRTTEQGRLILDQRIVMVNWMVEHSNAMDLKHETLFLGVSLMDRFLSRGYFKSIRNLQLSGIASITLATRIEENQPYNSIRQVSFKVGTNYYSRSEVVAMEWLVQEVLRFKCFVPTTHNFLWFYLKAARADANVQKLSKYLAVLSLLDHERLSFWPSSIAAGLVILACLATNQDDACQMVMETHVRTKNDDLPECMQSLQWLVKYAC; encoded by the exons ATGTCAAGTTCCAACAACGCTTCCGCCGCTACCGGCAGGAAGCGGCCGCTCGCGGCGGAGGCTTCCTTCGCCTCCACGAAGTCGCGATCCAAGCTTCCTCGCCGCAGTCGCGTCGCATTCCTTCCGGTCGTCCACCGCGTCTCCGACAATGGCTCTGTCGATCCGGCAGCGGCGGAGGGGGAGGCAGATTCCTCCTCCACTGGATTCTCGAGTGGGTTATCTCACGAATCCAGAGTGATCGGGAGCTCCGGCAGTGGCGCTGCTCCGAACGAGTTCCACCGGATTACTCGATCTTACACTAGGAGAATTAGAGAGGGTGAGAACGGACGAGATCCGAAGCGATCGAAGTTCCAGGTGAATGAGTCCGATCTCGTGGCTGATGTATCTGACGTCGTTGAGGAGTTTAATGGCGGTGATGAGATTTCCGAGGCGCCGAAAATGTTGGAGAAAGAGCCCGAGGTCTCCTTCTCCTCATGCCTCGATTCCTTCGCCGATGCCAACGGAGGTGGTAAATCGACAATGGAGGAACCTGCCGGAAGGTCCCAGATCTCTCAGAACTCGGTGGCGCCAATCAGGGAGCCACCCGGAGATCGCGACCTCGACTCAGATCTCGCTTGCTCCGAGCGGATCTCACACGAGAGCGAGGAAGAGGAAAGGTCAGAGTACTCAACGTGCAACGAGATGACACTCTCCCAGATGGAGGATGTGCTCTTCGGCCGCTACAGTTCGGGCGATGTGTTCACCGATTTCAATTACTCCTCCTCTGTTATCGCAGCCTCTTCATCCTCTTCCGATGGATTCTCCAAGAAATCTCATGAAAGCGCCGCTCCCACGGCCACTTTATCCCTCCTCCATCAGCTCTCGAGGCAGTTCTGTTCTGCGAGCTACCACGTAGCCCCTGCAACTGAACGCGAGTCTTTTCAAGAGTTCACG CTGATGAAGTTCGAAGAGCAGGAGGACGAGGAGAGCTATCAAAAGCTTCGGAGTAGGGAGAGAGGATGTCTCACAATGTACGACTTCGCCAAGGAATACAGAAGGACGACAGAGCAGGGCCGCCTGATCCTAGACCAACGGATCGTGATGGTTAACTGGATGGTGGAG CATTCTAATGCTATGGATCTGAAGCATGAGACCCTGTTCTTGGGCGTTAGCCTGATGGACCGCTTCCTGAGCAGGGGTTACTTCAAGAGCATAAGAAACCTTCAATTGTCGGGGATAGCTAGTATCACCCTAGCCACGCGCATTGAAGAGAACCAACCATACAACAG CATACGGCAGGTATCATTCAAGGTAGGGACCAACTATTACAGCAGAAGTGAAGTCGTAGCGATGGAATGGCTTGTCCAAGAAGTTCTACGATTCAAATGCTTTGTTCCTACGACCCACAATTTCCTCTG GTTTTATCTCAAGGCAGCAAGAGCAGATGCAAATGTACAGAAGCTGTCAAAGTACTTGGCGGTTCTCTCTCTTCTAGATCATGAGAGGCTGTCCTTTTGGCCATCTAGCATAGCAGCCGGCTTGGTCATCCTTGCTTGCCTGGCTACAAACCAGGACGATGCTTGCCAAATGGTCATGGAG ACTCACGTTAGAACAAAGAACGACGATCTACCAGAGTGCATGCAG AGCCTCCAGTGGTTAGTCAAGTACGCATGCTAG
- the LOC122026432 gene encoding two-component response regulator ORR21-like has translation MGTGFANSKIESERVSDKFPVGMKILLVDDDVTCLTVVKRMLLICQYDVTVCAEATSALSLLRENKSAFDLIISDVHMPDMDGFRLLELVGLEMDLPVIMMSSDTRFDVVMKGVSHGACDFLSKPVRMEELQNIWQHVVRRKWFENKEIERSGSVEESEHNRHIIDDSEYTSTVNDGPDSSWKYQKKKRDSKEDDDTELDSVDPTSSKKPRVVWSVELHQQFVNAVNQLGIDKAVPKRILELMNVPGLTRENVASHLQKFRLYLKRLSGVAQQQNSFSNTLCGASSNAKLGQLGRLDFQTMAVSGQISPQTLAALQDELLGRPSRSLTMPSMNQPVVQQALVQGNSCVSFERGITFGQPLLKGQELSSFPVWSSNNLGVVGSSNNLGGLDASQNSNMLMAMLPLPQPQPHSRTISSESNHAINVQPSCLVAPTKPSDNFQVAVNPMLNHDSVAVPTQSSGSYQAGNAIAPMTQDSVVVPQSSTSMKMEKNDVKNLRSTILPSQSYTSISLGNNPGLVNYGSVTIPCQQANKSQSDKTFLMNHNSLVVPSQSSSTLKTQRDVLVNHNSTRNKDSTHFNYIRLPTKSNVVTSSMAQILDGDFHNLATAGYLAPETNTSDILLSTGSNTSWQLASSKGIIGQSNVHDFCNVQATDTMSVILSDKGEGKNLGFVGKGTCLPSRFAVDDIESPTNELTNGITYTGDDAYFLNQDVYGALQSGPCATTSYK, from the exons ATGGGGACCGGCTTTGCAAACTCAAAAATTGAGAGTGAAAGGGTTTCCGATAAGTTCCCGGTGGGTATGAAGATCCTCTTGGTGGACGACGACGTGACCTGCTTGACGGTGGTGAAGCGCATGCTTCTTATTTGCCAGTATGACG TTACAGTCTGTGCTGAGGCTACGAGCGCTTTATCACTTCTAAGAGAAAACAAGAGTGCTTTTGATCTAATAATTAGTGATGTCCATATGCCTGATATGGATGGATTTCGATTACTTGAATTAGTTGGTCTAGAAATGGACCTTCCTGTTATCA TGATGTCTAGTGATACAAGATTTGATGTTGTGATGAAAGGAGTAAGTCATGGGGCCTGTGATTTCTTATCTAAGCCTGTCCGCATGGAAGAGCTACAGAATATATGGCAACATGTTGTTAGAAGAAAATGGTTTGAGAATAAAGAAATTGAACGTTCAGGTAGTGTGGAGGAAAGCGAACATAACAGACATATCATTGATGATTCTGAATATACTTCCACAGTGAATGATGGGCCAGATAGCTCATGGAAATATcagaaaaagaaaagagattcTAAAGAAGATGATGATACTGAACTAGACAGTGTAGATCCAACTTCATCTAAAAAACCACGGGTAGTGTGGTCTGTTGAACTCCATCAGCAATTTGTTAATGCTGTGAACCAACTAGGAATAGACA AGGCAGTGCCTAAGAGGATCCTAGAATTGATGAATGTTCCTGGTTTGACGAGAGAAAATGTTGCTAGCCATCTTCAG AAATTCAGACTTTACCTGAAGAGATTAAGTGGAGTGGCTCAGCAACAAAATTCATTTAGTAATACTTTATGCGGAGCTTCTTCAAATGCAAAGTTGGGTCAGCTGGGAAGATTGGATTTTCAAACTATGGCAGTTTCTGGTCAAATTTCTCCACAAACCCTGGCTGCCTTACAGGATGAACTCTTAGGACGCCCATCTCGCAGCTTGACTATGCCATCAATGAATCAGCCAGTAGTTCAACAAGCTCTGGTTCAAGGGAACAGTTGTGTTAGTTTTGAACGAGGAATAACATTTGGTCAGCCTTTGTTAAAGGGTCAGGAATTATCTTCTTTTCCAGTTTGGTCCTCTAATAACCTTGGTGTTGTCGGTTCATCGAACAATCTTGGAGGTCTAGATGCTTCTCAGAACAGTAATATGCTCATGGCGATGCTGCCACTGCCACAGCCACAGCCACATTCACGAACTATCTCATCAGAATCCAATCATGCAATTAATGTGCAACCATCTTGTTTGGTTGCCCCCACAAAACCATCTGACAATTTTCAAGTTGCGGTGAATCCTATGCTTAATCACGACTCTGTTGCTGTCCCAACTCAATCTTCAGGTAGTTACCAAGCAGGGAATGCTATTGCTCCAATGACTCAAGATTCTGTTGTAGTTCCTCAGTCATCCACCAGCATGAAAATGGAGAAGAATGATGTTAAAAACTTGAGGTCTACCATTCTTCCCTCTCAGTCATATACCAGCATTTCATTAGGGAATAACCCAGGGCTTGTAAACTATGGCTCTGTGACAATCCCTTGTCAGCAAGCAAACAAATCTCAGtctgataaaacttttcttatgaATCACAATTCCCTTGTAGTTCCATCACAGTCGTCAAGCACATTAAAGACACAAAGAGATGTCCTTGTGAACCATAACTCTACTCGGAACAAAGACAGCACCCACTTCAATTACATCCGACTACCAACAAAATCAAATGTGGTAACATCCAGCATGGCACAAATATTAGATGGAGACTTTCACAATTTAGCTACCGCAGGTTACTTGGCTCCAGAAACAAACACTTCAGATATTTTATTGAGCACAGGTAGCAACACTAGTTGGCAGTTGGCAAGTTCAAAGGGTATAATTGGTCAGTCTAATGTGCATGACTTTTGCAATGTTCAAGCCACAGATACAATGTCAGTGATATTGTCAGATAAAGGGGAAGGGAAAAATCTTGGTTTTGTTGGTAAAGGTACTTGCCTGCCAAGCCGTTTTGCTGTGGATGACATTGAATCACCTACTAATGAATTGACTAATGGTATCACGTACACTGGAGATGATGCCTATTTTCTAAATCAAGATGTTTATGGGGCACTTCAAAGTGGACCGTGTGCCACTACAAGTTACAAGTGA